The following proteins are co-located in the Procambarus clarkii isolate CNS0578487 chromosome 4, FALCON_Pclarkii_2.0, whole genome shotgun sequence genome:
- the LOC138371660 gene encoding autotransporter adhesin/invasin TibA-like — protein MVVDGGGRRWTVVDGGGRRWTAVYGGGRRWTAVDGGGRRWTAVDGGGRRWTAVDGGGWRCTVVDGGGRRWTAVDGGGWRWTAVDGGGRPGTTVDDGGRWWTAVDGGGRR, from the coding sequence atggtggtggacggcggtggacggcggtggacggtggtggacggcggtggacggcggtggacggcaGTGTACGgcggtggacggcggtggacggcggtggacggtggtggacggcggtggacggcagtggacggcggtggacggcggtggacggcgGTGGATGGCGGTGGATGGCGGTGtacggtggtggacggtggtggacggcggtggacggcggtggacggcggtggatggcgttggacggcggtggacggcggtggacggcCGGGGACGACGGTGGACgacggtggacggtggtggacggcagtggacggtggtggacggcggTAG
- the LOC138371669 gene encoding protein FAM98B-like → MALDGGGWRGTAVDGGGHGGRRWTAVDGGGRRWTAVGGGGRRWTAGDGGGQRWTAVDGGGRRWTAVDGGGRWWTAVDGSGQWWTAVDGGGRR, encoded by the coding sequence ATGGCGTTGGACGGCGGTGGATGGCGGGGGACGGCGGTGGACGGCGGGGGACACGGTGGGCGacggtggacggcggtggacggcggtggacggcggtggacggcggtgggcggcggtggacggcggtggacggcaGGGGACGGTGGTGGACAGCGTtggacggcggtggacggcggtggacggcggtggacagcggtggacggcggtggacggtggtggacggcggtggacggcaGTGGACAgtggtggacggcggtggacggcggtggacggcgGTAG